A window from Citrobacter amalonaticus encodes these proteins:
- the proX gene encoding glycine betaine/L-proline ABC transporter substrate-binding protein ProX, translating to MRQKIMIATAFATLVSTSAFAADLPGKGITVQPVQSTITEETFQTLLVSRALEKLGYTVNKPSEVDYNVGYTSIASGDATFTAVNWQPLHDDMFSAAGGDKKFYREGTFVTGAAQGYLIDKKTAEQYKITNIAQLKDPNIAKIFDTNGDGKADMMGCSPGWGCEAVINHQNKAFDLEKTVDVSHGNYAAMMADTITRFKEGKPILYYTWTPYWVSDVMKPGKDVVWLQVPFSSLPGEQKDIDTKLPNGANYGFPVNTMHIVANKAWAEKNPAAAKLFAIMKLPLADINAQNAMMHEGKASEADVQGHVDGWIKAHQQQFDGWVNDALAAQK from the coding sequence ATGCGACAGAAAATCATGATTGCCACAGCGTTTGCCACCCTTGTCTCTACCAGCGCTTTCGCTGCCGACCTGCCAGGCAAAGGCATTACCGTCCAACCGGTACAGAGCACCATCACCGAAGAAACCTTTCAGACGCTGCTGGTGAGCCGCGCGCTGGAGAAATTGGGTTACACCGTCAATAAACCGAGCGAAGTCGACTATAACGTGGGCTACACCTCTATTGCCTCCGGTGACGCTACCTTTACCGCCGTCAACTGGCAACCGCTGCACGACGATATGTTTTCTGCGGCAGGCGGGGACAAGAAGTTTTACCGCGAAGGCACATTCGTCACCGGGGCTGCGCAGGGTTACCTGATCGATAAGAAAACCGCTGAGCAGTACAAAATCACTAATATCGCCCAGTTAAAAGACCCCAACATCGCTAAAATCTTCGACACCAACGGCGACGGTAAAGCGGACATGATGGGCTGCTCACCAGGCTGGGGCTGTGAAGCGGTGATTAACCACCAGAACAAAGCGTTTGATCTGGAAAAAACCGTCGACGTCAGCCACGGTAACTATGCAGCGATGATGGCCGATACCATCACCCGCTTTAAAGAAGGTAAACCAATTCTGTATTACACCTGGACGCCTTACTGGGTGAGCGACGTGATGAAGCCAGGTAAAGATGTGGTCTGGTTACAGGTGCCGTTCTCCTCACTGCCGGGCGAACAGAAAGATATCGATACTAAACTGCCGAATGGCGCGAACTATGGCTTCCCGGTAAACACCATGCACATCGTTGCCAACAAGGCCTGGGCAGAGAAAAACCCGGCGGCGGCGAAACTGTTTGCCATCATGAAACTGCCGCTGGCGGACATTAACGCGCAAAACGCGATGATGCATGAGGGCAAAGCGTCGGAAGCTGACGTTCAGGGTCATGTTGACGGCTGGATCAAAGCCCACCAGCAGCAGTTTGACGGCTGGGTGAACGACGCGCTGGCGGCGCAGAAGTAA
- the ygaH gene encoding L-valine transporter subunit YgaH — translation MRYEVLLLGLLVGCVNYGFRYLPLRLKMGNTRPGKRGATGVLLDTIGIASICALLVVSTAPEVMHDASRFVPTLVGFAVLGASFYKTRSIIIPTLLSALAYGLAWKMLAVL, via the coding sequence ATGCGCTATGAGGTGCTGCTGCTCGGATTGCTGGTCGGCTGTGTAAATTATGGGTTTCGCTATTTACCGCTGCGTCTGAAGATGGGAAATACCCGTCCAGGCAAGCGTGGTGCAACCGGCGTTTTACTCGACACCATCGGCATTGCATCAATTTGCGCCCTGCTGGTTGTGTCAACGGCCCCTGAGGTCATGCACGATGCCAGTCGCTTCGTGCCGACGCTCGTGGGCTTTGCTGTACTGGGTGCTAGTTTTTATAAAACGCGCAGTATCATCATTCCTACGCTATTAAGTGCTCTGGCCTATGGATTAGCGTGGAAAATGTTGGCGGTTTTATAG
- the mprA gene encoding transcriptional repressor MprA has translation MDSSFTPIEQMLKFRASRHEDFPYQEILLTRLCMHMQGKLLDNRNKMLKAQGINETLFMALITLESQENHSIQPSELSCALGSSRTNATRIADELEKRGWIERHESDNDRRCLHLQLTDKGHAFLREVLPPQHNCLHQLWSALNTAEKEQLEHITRKLLTRLDQMDQEGAILEALS, from the coding sequence ATGGATAGTTCGTTTACGCCCATTGAACAAATGCTAAAATTTCGCGCCAGCCGCCACGAGGATTTTCCGTATCAGGAAATCCTGCTGACTCGTCTTTGCATGCATATGCAAGGAAAACTGCTGGATAACCGCAATAAAATGCTGAAAGCTCAAGGGATTAACGAGACGTTGTTTATGGCGTTGATTACGCTGGAGTCTCAGGAAAACCACAGCATTCAGCCTTCTGAACTGAGCTGTGCCCTGGGATCATCCCGTACTAACGCGACACGTATCGCTGATGAGCTGGAAAAGCGCGGTTGGATCGAGCGCCATGAAAGCGACAACGATCGTCGTTGCCTGCATCTGCAGTTAACCGATAAAGGCCATGCATTTTTGCGCGAAGTATTACCGCCGCAGCATAACTGCCTGCATCAACTGTGGTCCGCTCTTAACACTGCAGAAAAAGAACAGCTTGAGCACATCACTCGTAAGCTTCTGACGCGTCTCGATCAGATGGACCAGGAGGGTGCTATCCTTGAGGCGCTGAGCTAA
- a CDS encoding MFS transporter, producing MTKTSHGLSPALIVLMSVATGLAVASNYYAQPLLETIARHFLLSASSAGFIVTAAQLGYAAGLLFLVPLGDMFERRTLIVSMTLLAAGGMLITASSQSLAMMILGTALTGLFSVVAQILVPLAATLATPDKRGKVVGTIMSGLLLGILLARTVAGLLANLGGWRTVFWVASVLMALMAIALWRGLPKVKSDTHLNYPQLLGSVFSLFTRDKLLRTRALLGCLTFSNFSILWTSMAFLLAAPPFNYSEGMIGLFGLAGAAGALGARPAGGFADKGHSHLTTTYGLLLLLFSWLAIWLGHTSVLALIVGILVLDLTVQGVHITNQTVIYRLYPEARNRLTAGYMTSYFIGGAAGSLISASAWQHAGWLGVCLAGTTVAVLNLLVWWRGFHRQDAAI from the coding sequence ATGACAAAAACCTCTCACGGGCTGAGCCCGGCACTGATCGTTCTCATGTCAGTGGCTACCGGTCTGGCCGTCGCCAGCAACTATTATGCACAGCCACTGCTCGAAACCATCGCACGCCACTTCTTACTTTCTGCCAGTTCAGCGGGGTTTATCGTCACCGCCGCTCAGCTTGGCTACGCCGCCGGTTTACTGTTTCTGGTTCCGCTTGGCGATATGTTTGAACGCCGGACGCTGATCGTCTCCATGACGCTGCTGGCGGCGGGCGGGATGCTGATTACCGCCAGCAGTCAGTCGCTGGCGATGATGATCCTCGGTACGGCGCTGACCGGACTTTTTTCCGTGGTTGCACAGATTCTGGTGCCGCTGGCGGCGACGCTTGCCACGCCGGATAAACGCGGCAAAGTGGTCGGGACCATCATGAGCGGCCTGCTGCTGGGCATTTTGCTGGCGCGAACCGTGGCGGGACTGCTGGCGAATCTCGGCGGTTGGCGCACTGTCTTCTGGGTCGCCTCCGTATTGATGGCGCTGATGGCTATCGCGCTGTGGCGCGGCTTGCCAAAGGTGAAGTCAGACACCCACCTGAACTACCCGCAGTTGCTGGGTTCGGTATTCAGTTTGTTTACCCGCGATAAACTGCTGCGCACGCGGGCACTGCTGGGCTGCCTGACCTTCTCCAATTTCAGCATTCTCTGGACGTCAATGGCCTTTTTACTGGCCGCCCCGCCGTTTAACTATTCTGAAGGGATGATTGGCCTGTTTGGGCTGGCGGGTGCCGCTGGTGCACTCGGCGCGCGTCCGGCTGGCGGTTTTGCGGATAAAGGACATTCTCACCTCACCACAACCTATGGCCTGCTGCTATTGCTGTTTTCCTGGCTCGCTATCTGGTTGGGACACACCTCAGTGCTGGCGCTGATTGTGGGGATTCTGGTTCTGGATCTTACCGTTCAGGGGGTTCACATCACTAATCAGACGGTGATTTACCGTTTGTATCCGGAGGCCCGAAACCGTCTGACCGCCGGGTATATGACCAGTTACTTTATCGGCGGGGCAGCAGGGTCATTGATCTCCGCCTCGGCCTGGCAGCATGCCGGATGGCTGGGCGTTTGTCTGGCAGGGACGACCGTTGCCGTACTGAACCTGCTGGTCTGGTGGCGAGGATTTCACCGACAAGACGCTGCAATTTAA
- a CDS encoding RNA ligase family protein codes for MNTQRKYGRTWHYPFSPGTTSDDRINADYWRDLQVIPLLVHTEKLDGENNCLNRHGVFARSHAAPTQSAWTHKIRQRWQLLKNDLGDLELFGENLYAVHSIEYHALEQDFFLFAIRCQDMWLSWEEVQFYAALFDFPCVPEIPGPQPGQDEKAWQREFLALTNGRGAFDPWDIQAGQPCTLEGIVSRNRNEFPVDDFAHQVFKFVRKNHVKTTEHWKRNWRRARLAHEFAFGGQL; via the coding sequence ATGAATACGCAACGAAAATACGGGAGAACCTGGCACTATCCTTTCTCCCCCGGCACTACTAGCGATGACCGTATCAACGCCGACTACTGGCGAGATTTGCAGGTTATTCCTCTACTGGTGCACACCGAAAAGCTGGATGGTGAAAATAACTGCCTGAATCGCCACGGCGTTTTTGCCCGCTCTCATGCAGCCCCAACGCAATCCGCGTGGACGCATAAAATTCGCCAGCGCTGGCAATTGCTAAAAAACGATCTTGGCGATTTAGAGCTTTTCGGCGAGAACCTCTATGCCGTCCACTCGATTGAATATCACGCGCTGGAGCAGGACTTTTTCCTGTTTGCCATCCGCTGCCAGGATATGTGGCTAAGCTGGGAAGAAGTGCAGTTCTATGCCGCGCTGTTTGATTTTCCCTGCGTCCCGGAAATCCCAGGACCGCAGCCTGGTCAGGATGAAAAAGCGTGGCAGCGAGAATTTCTTGCGCTAACCAACGGACGCGGCGCGTTCGACCCATGGGATATCCAGGCCGGTCAGCCCTGCACCCTTGAAGGCATCGTGAGCCGTAATCGCAACGAATTTCCTGTGGATGATTTCGCCCACCAAGTGTTTAAGTTTGTCCGTAAGAATCATGTCAAAACAACGGAACACTGGAAGCGCAACTGGCGACGGGCTCGTCTGGCCCATGAATTTGCCTTTGGAGGCCAGTTATGA
- a CDS encoding ATP-binding protein — MIWQLTGDKSWSALRQQFRWVEEMHDVPQDPVHHAEGDVGIHTEMVLNALSTMPDFQRCSPQQQELLWAAALLHDVEKRSTTQRDEHGRIQSLGHARKGELTTRQILWRDIPTPFILREQIAALVRLHGLPLWLLERPAPERLLLSAAMRIDTRLLTLLARADIEGRRCQDREEMLDRIALFELFCQEQQCWGHARHFVSDAARWHYLTHSNSSADFIPWETESFEVIIMSALPGMGKDRYISEHCPGIPVVSLDDIRRRLGVSPEDRSATGRVVQQAKEDARALLRQKTAFVWNATNITRQLRSQLIDLFTAYGARVKIVYIEVPWAQWKQQNANRQYAVPDAVIMRMASKLEVPQSDEAHCVEYQVRDE, encoded by the coding sequence ATGATCTGGCAGCTTACTGGTGACAAAAGCTGGTCGGCGCTGCGACAACAATTCCGCTGGGTAGAAGAGATGCACGATGTACCACAGGATCCCGTCCATCATGCCGAGGGTGACGTTGGCATTCATACTGAAATGGTGCTCAACGCGCTATCAACCATGCCTGACTTTCAGCGATGCTCACCACAGCAACAAGAGCTGCTATGGGCTGCGGCGCTGCTACACGATGTGGAAAAGCGCAGCACCACGCAGCGTGATGAACACGGTCGCATCCAGTCATTGGGCCATGCGCGCAAAGGTGAACTCACGACACGGCAGATCCTGTGGCGAGATATTCCCACACCCTTTATTCTGCGTGAGCAAATCGCGGCGCTGGTTCGCCTGCACGGACTGCCGTTGTGGCTACTCGAACGTCCCGCCCCTGAGCGCCTGCTGCTTAGCGCGGCTATGCGGATTGACACCCGCCTGCTGACGCTGCTCGCCCGTGCCGATATAGAAGGGCGACGCTGTCAGGATAGGGAAGAGATGCTCGACCGGATCGCCCTGTTTGAGCTTTTCTGTCAGGAACAACAGTGCTGGGGACATGCCCGTCACTTCGTTTCCGATGCGGCTCGCTGGCATTATCTGACGCATTCGAACAGTTCAGCCGATTTCATCCCCTGGGAAACAGAAAGCTTTGAAGTGATTATAATGAGTGCGCTGCCCGGAATGGGTAAGGATCGCTATATCAGCGAACACTGTCCCGGCATACCGGTAGTAAGTCTTGATGATATCCGCCGTCGCCTTGGTGTTAGCCCGGAAGACAGGTCGGCAACCGGTCGCGTCGTCCAGCAGGCAAAAGAAGATGCACGGGCTTTGCTGCGACAAAAAACGGCTTTTGTCTGGAATGCGACCAATATTACCCGACAGCTACGAAGCCAGCTCATCGACCTTTTTACTGCCTACGGTGCACGGGTAAAAATTGTCTACATTGAAGTTCCATGGGCGCAATGGAAGCAGCAAAATGCAAACCGCCAATATGCGGTTCCGGACGCGGTTATAATGAGAATGGCGTCAAAGCTGGAAGTACCTCAGTCTGATGAAGCGCACTGCGTGGAATATCAGGTGAGAGATGAGTGA
- the proW gene encoding glycine betaine/L-proline ABC transporter permease ProW codes for MADQSNPWDTAPAAESAAPSADAWSTPSGTPADSGSADWLTSAPAPAPEHFNIMDPFHKTLIPLDSWVTEGIDWVVTHFRPVFQGIRVPVDYILNGFQQLLLGMPAPVAIVVFALIAWQISGVGMGVATLVSLIAIGAIGAWSQAMITLALVLTALLFCVVIGLPMGIWLARSPRAAKIVRPLLDAMQTTPAFVYLVPIVMLFGIGNVPGVVVTIIFALPPIVRLTILGINQVPADLIEASRSFGASPRQMLFKVQLPLAMPTIMAGVNQTLMLALSMVVIASMIAVGGLGQMVLRGIGRLDMGLATVGGVGIVILAIILDRLTQAVGRDSRSRGNRRWYTTGPVGLVTRPFIK; via the coding sequence ATGGCTGATCAATCTAATCCGTGGGATACCGCACCAGCGGCTGAGAGCGCCGCACCATCCGCTGACGCCTGGAGCACGCCGTCCGGGACGCCTGCCGATAGCGGCAGCGCAGACTGGCTGACCAGCGCACCTGCGCCAGCACCAGAACATTTCAACATTATGGATCCGTTCCATAAGACGCTGATCCCGCTCGACAGTTGGGTCACTGAAGGGATCGACTGGGTGGTTACCCATTTTCGTCCCGTCTTCCAGGGCATTCGTGTGCCGGTGGATTACATCCTTAACGGTTTTCAGCAATTGCTGCTGGGAATGCCGGCTCCGGTAGCGATCGTCGTTTTCGCCCTGATCGCCTGGCAGATTTCCGGCGTCGGGATGGGCGTTGCAACACTTGTTTCCCTGATTGCCATCGGCGCGATCGGCGCCTGGTCGCAGGCGATGATTACGCTGGCGCTGGTGCTGACCGCCCTGCTGTTCTGCGTGGTAATCGGCCTGCCGATGGGGATCTGGCTGGCGCGCAGCCCACGGGCGGCGAAGATCGTTCGTCCACTGCTCGACGCCATGCAGACAACGCCGGCGTTCGTCTACCTGGTGCCAATTGTGATGCTGTTCGGTATTGGCAACGTGCCGGGGGTGGTCGTGACGATCATCTTTGCGTTGCCGCCGATTGTGCGTCTGACGATCCTTGGGATTAACCAGGTTCCGGCTGATTTGATCGAAGCGTCACGTTCATTTGGAGCCAGTCCGCGTCAGATGCTGTTCAAAGTTCAGTTACCGCTGGCGATGCCCACCATTATGGCAGGGGTCAACCAGACGCTCATGCTTGCGCTCTCGATGGTCGTGATCGCCTCCATGATTGCCGTCGGTGGTCTGGGCCAGATGGTACTGCGCGGTATCGGTCGTCTCGATATGGGACTGGCCACCGTCGGCGGGGTCGGCATTGTGATCCTCGCCATCATTCTGGATCGTCTGACTCAGGCCGTGGGTCGCGACTCACGCAGCCGCGGTAACCGTCGCTGGTACACCACCGGTCCTGTCGGGCTCGTTACGCGCCCTTTCATTAAGTAA
- a CDS encoding AzlC family ABC transporter permease, whose amino-acid sequence MERPASLPNTPPATCAEGFKDSLPIVISYIPVAFAFGLNATRLGFSPVESVFFSCIIYAGASQFVITTMLAAGSTLWVAALTVMAMDVRHVLYGPSLRSRIAQKLSKPKTALWAFGLTDEVFAAATAKLVRDNRRWSENWMIGIAFCSWASWVLGTVLGAFSGSGLLKGFPAVEAALGFMLPALFMSFLLASFQRKQSLCVTAALAGALAGVTLFSIPAAILAGIVCGCLTALIQAFWQGVPDAL is encoded by the coding sequence ATGGAAAGGCCCGCATCTCTGCCCAATACCCCTCCGGCTACCTGTGCGGAAGGATTCAAAGACAGCTTACCCATCGTCATCAGCTATATTCCTGTTGCCTTTGCATTTGGTCTCAATGCCACCCGTCTCGGGTTTAGCCCGGTTGAGAGCGTGTTTTTCTCCTGCATTATTTATGCCGGTGCCAGCCAGTTCGTTATCACAACCATGCTCGCCGCAGGCAGCACATTATGGGTTGCCGCCCTGACCGTTATGGCGATGGATGTACGCCATGTTTTATACGGTCCTTCCCTGCGCAGTCGTATCGCCCAGAAACTCAGTAAACCGAAAACCGCCCTGTGGGCGTTTGGTCTCACCGACGAAGTCTTTGCCGCTGCCACTGCAAAGCTGGTGCGGGATAACCGTCGCTGGAGCGAGAACTGGATGATTGGCATCGCGTTTTGCTCCTGGGCCTCCTGGGTGCTGGGAACCGTACTCGGCGCCTTTTCCGGCAGCGGTTTATTGAAAGGATTCCCGGCGGTCGAAGCGGCGCTCGGTTTTATGCTCCCCGCGCTGTTTATGAGTTTTCTGCTGGCGTCATTCCAGCGTAAACAGTCCCTGTGCGTGACCGCCGCCTTAGCGGGCGCACTGGCGGGCGTGACGCTGTTTTCCATCCCCGCCGCGATTCTGGCGGGGATTGTGTGTGGTTGTCTGACCGCGCTAATTCAGGCTTTCTGGCAAGGAGTTCCCGATGCGCTATGA
- the emrA gene encoding multidrug efflux MFS transporter periplasmic adaptor subunit EmrA yields the protein MSANAETQTPQQPVKKKSKRKSTLLLLTLLFIIIAVAYGIYWFLVLRHVEETDDAYVAGNQVQIMAQVSGSVTKVWADNTDFVKQGDVLVTLDQTDARQAFEKAKTALASSVRQTHQLMINSKQLQANIAVQKTALAQAQSDFNRRVPLGNANLIGREELQHARDAVASAQAQLDVAIQQYNANQAMILDSKLEDQPAVQQAATEVRNAWLALERTKIVSPMTGYVSRRAVQPGAQISPTTPLMAVVPATNLWVDANFKETQLAHMRIGQPATVISDIYGDDVKYTGKVVGLDMGTGSAFSLLPAQNATGNWIKVVQRLPVRIELDAQQLAQHPLRIGLSTLVTVDTANRDGQVLASQVRTTPVSESNAREISLAPVNKLIEEIVQANAG from the coding sequence ATGAGCGCAAATGCGGAGACCCAAACCCCGCAGCAACCGGTTAAGAAGAAAAGCAAACGTAAAAGTACGCTACTCCTCCTGACCTTGCTCTTTATCATTATTGCCGTGGCATATGGAATTTATTGGTTTTTGGTACTGCGTCATGTCGAAGAGACCGATGATGCATACGTGGCAGGGAACCAGGTTCAAATCATGGCACAGGTATCCGGCAGCGTGACGAAAGTCTGGGCGGATAACACTGATTTTGTTAAACAGGGTGACGTTCTCGTCACGCTCGATCAGACGGATGCCAGACAGGCATTTGAAAAAGCGAAGACCGCGCTGGCCTCCAGCGTCCGTCAGACGCATCAGTTAATGATCAACAGCAAACAGTTGCAGGCGAACATTGCGGTGCAGAAAACGGCCCTTGCCCAGGCGCAAAGCGATTTTAACCGTCGCGTACCACTGGGTAACGCCAATCTGATTGGTCGTGAAGAGCTGCAACACGCACGGGATGCCGTGGCCAGCGCTCAGGCGCAGCTTGATGTTGCCATTCAGCAATACAATGCTAATCAGGCGATGATTCTCGACAGCAAGCTGGAAGATCAGCCCGCCGTCCAACAGGCCGCCACCGAAGTGCGTAACGCCTGGCTGGCGCTCGAGCGAACGAAGATCGTCAGCCCAATGACCGGCTACGTGTCGCGCCGCGCCGTGCAGCCTGGCGCGCAGATCAGCCCTACCACGCCGCTGATGGCTGTGGTTCCGGCCACCAATCTGTGGGTTGATGCTAACTTCAAAGAGACGCAGCTTGCCCATATGCGCATCGGCCAACCGGCAACGGTGATCAGTGATATCTACGGCGATGACGTTAAGTACACCGGTAAAGTGGTCGGTCTTGATATGGGGACCGGTAGCGCCTTCTCACTGCTGCCAGCACAGAACGCAACCGGTAACTGGATCAAAGTGGTTCAGCGTCTACCTGTACGTATCGAACTGGATGCACAGCAGCTGGCGCAACATCCGTTGCGGATTGGTTTATCGACGCTCGTCACCGTCGATACCGCGAACCGCGACGGTCAGGTGCTCGCCAGCCAGGTGCGCACTACGCCGGTGTCTGAGAGTAACGCCCGTGAAATCAGCCTTGCCCCGGTCAATAAACTGATCGAAGAGATTGTGCAGGCCAACGCAGGCTAA
- the luxS gene encoding S-ribosylhomocysteine lyase, translating into MPLLDSFTVDHTRMEAPAVRVAKTMNTPHGDAITVFDLRFCIPNKEVMPEKGIHTLEHLFAGFMRNHLNGNGVEIIDISPMGCRTGFYMSLIGTPDEQRVADAWKAAMADVLKVQDQNQIPELNVYQCGTYQMHSLSEAQDIARHILERDVRVNSNEELALPKEKLQELHI; encoded by the coding sequence ATGCCGTTGTTAGATAGCTTCACTGTCGATCATACCCGGATGGAAGCACCTGCAGTCCGTGTGGCGAAAACGATGAACACTCCACACGGTGACGCCATCACCGTGTTTGATCTGCGTTTCTGCATTCCAAATAAAGAGGTGATGCCGGAGAAAGGGATTCACACGCTGGAGCATCTGTTCGCAGGCTTTATGCGTAATCACCTCAACGGTAACGGCGTCGAGATTATCGATATCTCCCCGATGGGTTGCCGTACCGGTTTCTATATGAGCCTGATAGGTACGCCGGATGAGCAGCGCGTGGCAGATGCATGGAAAGCGGCGATGGCCGACGTGCTGAAAGTTCAGGATCAGAATCAGATCCCGGAACTGAACGTCTACCAGTGCGGTACATATCAGATGCATTCCCTGAGTGAAGCACAGGATATCGCGCGTCATATTCTGGAGCGCGACGTTCGCGTCAACAGCAATGAAGAGCTGGCGCTGCCAAAAGAGAAGTTGCAGGAACTGCATATCTAG
- the emrB gene encoding multidrug efflux MFS transporter permease subunit EmrB: MQQQKPLEGAQLVIMTIALSLATFMQVLDSTIANVAIPTIAGNLGSSLSQGTWVITSFGVANAISIPITGWLAKRVGEVKLFMWSTVAFAIASWACGVSSSLNMLIFFRVVQGVVAGPLIPLSQSLLLNNYPPAKRSIALALWSMTVIVAPICGPILGGYISDNYHWGWIFFINVPIGIAVVLMTLQTLRGRETRTEQRRIDAIGLALLVIGIGSLQIMLDRGKELDWFASQEIIILTVVAVVAISFLIVWELTDDNPIVDLSLFKSRNFTIGCLCISLAYMLYFGAIVLLPQLLQEVYGYTATWAGLASAPVGIIPVILSPIIGRFAHKLDMRRLVTFSFIMYAVCFYWRAWTFEPGMDFGASAWPQFIQGFAVACFFMPLTTITLSGLPPERLAAASSLSNFTRTLAGSIGTSITTTMWTNRESMHHAQLTESVNPYNPNAQAMYDQLQGLGMTQQQASGWIAQQITNQGLIISANEIFWMSAGIFLVLLGLVWFAKPPFGAGGGGGGAH, from the coding sequence ATGCAACAGCAAAAACCGCTGGAGGGCGCGCAGCTCGTCATTATGACGATTGCGCTGTCGCTGGCGACATTCATGCAGGTGCTGGACTCCACCATTGCTAACGTGGCGATCCCTACGATCGCCGGGAACCTGGGCTCATCGCTGAGCCAGGGGACGTGGGTGATCACCTCTTTCGGGGTGGCGAACGCCATCTCGATTCCCATTACCGGCTGGCTGGCAAAGCGCGTTGGGGAAGTGAAGCTCTTCATGTGGTCAACGGTGGCGTTTGCCATCGCCTCCTGGGCGTGCGGCGTCTCCAGTAGTCTGAACATGCTGATCTTCTTCCGCGTCGTTCAGGGGGTGGTTGCCGGGCCGCTGATCCCGCTTTCGCAAAGTCTGCTACTCAATAACTACCCTCCGGCAAAGCGCTCTATCGCGCTGGCGCTGTGGTCGATGACAGTGATTGTCGCGCCGATTTGCGGCCCGATTCTGGGCGGCTATATCAGCGATAACTATCACTGGGGCTGGATTTTCTTTATCAACGTGCCGATCGGTATTGCCGTCGTTCTGATGACGCTGCAAACCCTGCGTGGACGCGAAACACGCACGGAACAGCGGCGGATTGACGCCATCGGGCTGGCGTTGCTGGTCATTGGGATCGGTAGCCTGCAGATTATGCTCGACCGGGGGAAAGAGCTGGACTGGTTCGCCTCACAGGAGATCATCATTCTGACCGTGGTGGCGGTGGTCGCCATTAGCTTCCTGATTGTCTGGGAGCTTACCGACGATAACCCCATTGTCGATCTCTCACTGTTTAAGTCGCGAAACTTTACCATCGGCTGTTTGTGTATCAGTCTGGCTTATATGCTGTACTTCGGGGCTATTGTTCTGCTACCTCAGCTTTTGCAGGAGGTTTACGGCTATACCGCGACGTGGGCGGGTCTGGCGTCCGCGCCGGTGGGGATTATTCCGGTGATCCTGTCGCCGATTATTGGCCGCTTTGCCCATAAGCTGGATATGCGCAGGCTGGTGACGTTCAGCTTTATTATGTATGCCGTCTGCTTTTACTGGCGCGCGTGGACGTTTGAACCGGGAATGGACTTCGGCGCCTCCGCCTGGCCACAGTTTATTCAGGGCTTCGCGGTGGCGTGCTTCTTTATGCCGCTAACAACCATCACGCTGTCTGGCTTACCGCCTGAGCGTCTGGCGGCGGCATCGAGTTTGTCTAACTTTACGCGAACGCTGGCGGGGTCAATCGGGACATCGATCACCACCACCATGTGGACCAACCGGGAATCGATGCACCATGCACAGTTAACCGAGTCGGTGAATCCGTATAACCCGAATGCGCAGGCAATGTACGATCAGCTACAGGGACTGGGCATGACGCAGCAACAGGCGTCTGGCTGGATAGCCCAGCAGATAACGAATCAGGGGCTGATTATTTCAGCCAACGAGATCTTCTGGATGTCGGCGGGGATCTTCCTGGTGTTGCTCGGTCTGGTCTGGTTCGCCAAACCCCCGTTTGGTGCGGGCGGTGGCGGTGGTGGCGCGCACTAA